CGCGGCTCCTCGAAGCCGTCGTCGCCGAGGAGGAGCCGGATCTCGTGCTGACGGGCGTGCAGGCGAACGACGACGGCTTCGGCGCGACGGGTGTCGCACTGGCCGAACGCGTCGGCTACGAGTGGGCCGCCGTGGTGAACGACCTCGAACTCGACGGCGAGGTGGCGAAGGTCCACCGCGAGCTCGAAGGCGGAGTCGAAGAGCACGCCGAGGTCGACCTCCCCGCGGTGTTGACGATCCAGACGGGGATCAACGAGCCGCGGTACGCCTCGCTTCGCGGGATCCGGAGCGCGCAGTCGAAGGAGATCGCGCCGAAGGGCCTGGGAGAGCTGGGGCTCGACGCAGGAGCGGTCGAGAGCCCGCTCACGATGACGGGGATGTACGAACCCGAGACGGAGTCCGACGCGACGATCTTCGAGGGAAGCGCCGAGGAGGCCGGCGCGGAGCTCGCGGCCGTCCTCCGCGAGAAGGGGGTGGGTGCGGAATGACCGTCCTCGCCGTCGCCGATCACCGCCGCGGCCAGTTGCGCGACGTGAGCTACGAACTCGTCACGGCGGGCCGGGAGCTCGCCGACGACCTCGGCGGCGACCTCCACGTCGCGTGCGTCTCCGGCGACGTCGACGGCTTCGCCGACGACCTCTCGCTCGACGGCGTCGACACGATCCACACCGTCGACCACGGCGAGGAGTTCAACCATGACGTCTACCTGCAGGTGGTGGAAGTGCTCGACGCCGAGCTCGACCCCACGGTCGTGCTCATGCCGAACTCGGTCAACGGGCTCGACTACGCGCCCGCGGTGGCGTCGGCGCTCGACCGCCCGCTGGTGACTGACGCCGTCGAGCTCGCGTTCGAGGACGGCCTCGTCGCCACGCGGGAGATGTACGCCTCGAAGGTCGAGACCACGATCGAAACCGACGCCGAGCGCGTGGCGGTGACGATCCGCGGCGGGGAGTGGCCGCCGGCCGAGGACCACGGTGACCCCGCGGTCGAGCCGTTCGACCTCGCCGTCGACGAGTCACGGGTCCGCTCGCGAGTGACGGGCTTCGAGGAGGTCGCCGGCGGCGACGTCGACATCGGCGACGCCGACGTGCTCGTCTCGGTCGGGCGCGGGATCGAAG
This Salinigranum marinum DNA region includes the following protein-coding sequences:
- a CDS encoding electron transfer flavoprotein subunit alpha/FixB family protein — protein: MTVLAVADHRRGQLRDVSYELVTAGRELADDLGGDLHVACVSGDVDGFADDLSLDGVDTIHTVDHGEEFNHDVYLQVVEVLDAELDPTVVLMPNSVNGLDYAPAVASALDRPLVTDAVELAFEDGLVATREMYASKVETTIETDAERVAVTIRGGEWPPAEDHGDPAVEPFDLAVDESRVRSRVTGFEEVAGGDVDIGDADVLVSVGRGIEEEENIELVAELADAMGATLSASRPIVDNGWLPKNRQVGQSGKVVTPDVYIAVGISGAVQHVAGMKGSDTIVAINTDPNAPIFDIADYGIVGDLFDVVPALIEEFE
- a CDS encoding electron transfer flavoprotein subunit beta/FixA family protein; translation: MKVLVTVKEVGEAADDFEIDGLDIAAEYLEYDLNEWDEYAVEAAVQLVEAGHADEVVSVTIGPERTEETIRMALAKGVDRAVRVWDDAIAGAGLLDVEAKARLLEAVVAEEEPDLVLTGVQANDDGFGATGVALAERVGYEWAAVVNDLELDGEVAKVHRELEGGVEEHAEVDLPAVLTIQTGINEPRYASLRGIRSAQSKEIAPKGLGELGLDAGAVESPLTMTGMYEPETESDATIFEGSAEEAGAELAAVLREKGVGAE